Proteins from a single region of Drosophila biarmipes strain raj3 chromosome 3R, RU_DBia_V1.1, whole genome shotgun sequence:
- the LOC108024279 gene encoding turripeptide Gsg9.2: MKCVVILLIVSLGLLALAHADSGKTRCPRACTRDYRPVCAELRRGIIRPIISRCTFSNRCGLDNQRCRTNQNWVIVDERRKCWRESPDCDELRKQAEL, translated from the exons ATGAAGTGTGTGGTAATACTTTTGATTGTATCCCTGGGATTACTGGCCCTGGCTCATGCGGATTCGGGCAAGACAAGGTGCCCACGAGCTTGTACCAGGGATTATAGGCCTGTTTGTGCCGAATTGCGCAGGGGTATAATACGACCCATTATAAGCCGTTGCACTTTCTCCAACAGGTGCGGACTTGACAACCAAAGATGCAGGACCAATCAAA ATTGGGTGATCGTCGATGAGAGGCGCAAGTGCTGGCGCGAATCCCCCGATTGCGATGAGCTGCGAAAGCAAGCTGaactttaa